GGTAAAACAACACTTTGTTTTAACGCTGCAACGCTTTATGCCAAAAATAATCCAAATACCCAAGTGTTAGTTATTGATATGTGTCCTCAAGCTAATATCTCTCAATTTTTGTTAGGAGGAGGGAGAGTCGGATATCAAATAAATCAAAGGTTGCAATCATCATCAACTAGAAAAAATATAGTTGGGTTTATGGATTGGCTTCTCAAGGGAAATTCAAATTTCCGAAGACTTAATACTTCATATCAAGTTGGTGTTCATCCTTTTAATAAAAAAATATCATCTAATCTATATCTAATAGCTGGAGATTCATTTTTAGAATCACTTTCATTGGCTTTAAACTATGCTGTAATTAATCCCGCAAATATAAGAGCATGGTCAGAATATATGACAGCAATAAGAAGGTTATGTGAATATGAATTTAATAGTGAGAAATACAATAATATAGTTGTTTTTATTGATTGTAATCCTAGCTTTTCTATATATACACAGATGGCTTTAGTTTCCTCAGATAAGATTGTCATTCCCATGATGGCAGATTTTAGCTCACTTGAAGGAATAAAAAGTCTTTTTATGCTACTCTATGGACAATATCAATCTGCTGCTTTAAAGCAGTATGCTGATGATATAATTACTTTTAATAAGCAAATAGATAGCTTTAACCTAGAGTTGCCAAAAATTTACGAGTTTGTTTTTAATAACTATACAATTAAAGATGGAGTGGCAACAGCATTTGATTCTATTAGGACAGAGTTAATTGAATTTTGTTACGATCAATTTAGAAAATTTCCAAAATTATTTGCACCTTGTCAAAAAGAACCCACCTCTATGACTGAATGGGAAAATTTTTATGTTTCAAACATAAAAGACTTTCATACTTCAGGTAAAGTGTCATCATCTCTTGGAATACCTATGTTTAGTCTTCCAAACCAGTCTAAATATAAAATGCCAGATGGAACAGAAGTAAATCTTCCCAGTGGAAACTATGAAAAAGCTTTGGAAGATATAGAATATTTTGTCAATAAGATAAAGTAATTTTTCTGAATATTCAGTTTTCTTACAAACGGACAAAAGGCTACTTTTTGTCTGAAATCAGATTACTTCCTGGCTTGAGCATCCAAGTAGCCTTTAAATCGCTATGGAGCGATCGCAAGTGAAGGCGGAATTGAATTAATATGCCCTTTGAGAGAGGACAGAACCTGCCAACTCTTTGTCAATGTCAGTAGAGAAGTGACTGGCAAGAACCTTACTAGCAAGACTTGCCATTTCTGCGCTAGTTCTGCGTTGACCATAACCTCTAGGGTCTGAAGGTGCTGCCTGAGACAAAACAGATGCAGCAAGCTGCTTTGATGTAGCACTAGAACGTGGATCGTTAAGGATAACAGAAGCTAAAGAAGCCATTTCTGCGCTAGTACGGCGATTTTGGGGCATATAGATTATTTAGTAAATTTGTACCAGTCAAAGATAACAGACTGTATTCAATGCGGCAAGCTGAGGGTGCGATCGCGAATATTTAAGAGATAGGACTTACGCAGCGCGCTTCAGAAGGATAAGGAGTGCATCAAGGTTTTTTTGAAGAACCAGAAGCCTTTATATATAAGTTATCCAACCCCACTTCTGGATATTATCATATTTGCTTGCATAGGCTTGCATAGGTAAAGCTAAATAATGCTATAGTGAAAAACAAGAATTGAGGAAAAACCAATTTCAGAGTATGTCAGCCCAAAAGAGGCAGCACGACGACTGGGAGTAAGCGTAGACTCCTTGAGACGATGGGAAGCTGCGGGCAAAATTAAGGCAATCCGAACCCCATCTGGGCAGAGAAGATTTGACATTAACTCCTACGTGCCAGGCGATAAACCTGATACAAAGCCAAAGGCAAGCTCAAAAAATGTCAAGACAACAGATGAACCAACCCTGCGTCAGATAGCTAAGGGAATAGTTCAGTATGCACAACAAATGCAAAAGCTAAAACTTTTCCCTTACCCAGCAGTTTTGCAACTGGGAGTAGAAAAATTACAAGCTAATTGTGTAATGCAAAGTAAAACCCAACCTCAAGGGGTTCCAGATTTCCTCAGTAACTGGGCGGAACATCCTATTAGAGATTGGACTATTGAAATTAACTGTCCAGAAGAGTGGAAAGATGTTCAATTTGTTGAAGACCAAAAGCCTAGTGGTTTTTGTATTGAGTTAGATGGGTCATATATTAACGAAGCCGAGCGAATTCAAAAAGAGGTGATGGAAGAAGTTTTTAGAAAATCTGCACAAGACCCAAACTTATATATAGAGTTTCGCCGTTTACTTGTTAGCAACCCTGTGATCACAAAAGGAGAGCGAGATGTAAAAGCAGTTCTGCAACTCAAGCCATTACAAAAGGTCTTAGAAGATAGTTATGAAGAAGCTCCAGCTTCTTACAAAAAACAGGGGAAGTTTTATTGCTGTGGTCACTGTAGCGGGTTAATGCATCGGACTGTGGACAATCAATTAAAGTGTGAAAACAAACACTGTGCTAAACAAAAAAAAGCTCCAGTTCCTTTTGAATGTGATAAAGATGACCAAGTTTTATGGCTGAAAAAAGGGCTGCGATATTTTATTCATCGACCAGGGTATGCAGAACTAAGAATAGAAAAACGTATGAGGGAGTTAGGATTAGAAGTAACTCTCTATCCAGATTTTGATAAATACGACCTGCATATTGTCTTTCCTGATAAAACAGTCTGGGCAGTTGACGTAAAGTTTTGGGAATCTGCATATAACTTAGCTAAGAAGGTTAACGAGCCTATTCCTAGACTTCCCCATCAGCCATACCACGAAGCATTTTTTGTATTTGCTGATGAAATTAGAGAGTATGGAGACGAGTATATTCAAGAGTTTATAAATCACTGTCCAGTTAAATTAAAAAAGTCTCAGGCAATGTTTGAAGGGACTTTTATAAAAGCAGTTGAGAAAAAATTAAAAATTTGTCAATTATGAGAAATACAAAAGAATGGCGGACTCGACTAATCAAAGAAGGATTAGACGAGAATTTATGTGATGTAGAGTTAGGACTGTACTTATTAAGTTCTTTAGTTCCTAATGCTCCCGCAAGTAGTCTATGGGTATTGCTGACTGGTTATCCTTTCTCTATTCCAGAATCCAAAAGCTGGAGTCAGTTGCAACATAAAATGTATGCCTCTGGGCGTTATCTATTAACAGAGTATAGAAGACCTTATGTATGGTCAGAAGCACTGAATAATTATCGTAATTTGGCCACAGACCAGCGGGGCTATGAAGTATCTGAATCTTTAAAAGAGTTTAAAATCAATAGCAATATAACAATTGCCAATTTTAGATTTGACGTATATGCCAAAACATTAAAAAATCCTATCCCATTATATAAAAGACGCGAAATAAAATGGGCAGAAGCTGACCAGACATATAAGTGTGAAGTAAATGGAATCATAGAAACAATTACAATCCCTTCTGCTCTTGTAAAGTCTCCGCCAAACGGACACAATTTAAGTGGTAAATCCCTACGAGAGCCACTTTGTATAACTTGGATAGAGCTAGAAGATACCGCAGCATGGATGGATAGACAATGTAGTAAGCGGGGGCTAAAATCCCACTGGAAAACATGGATAAAGAATGTCAAATTACAGGTTTTTAATGATAATGATTGTTTAGTCCAAGTTGAAGCTCTAACCATCAACAAGATGATGCATCTAGTAGGGATGGTATCATCAGGCAAATCCAACTTAATGAAAGTCCTGGCAGTTTGGGCAGCAAGAAAAAGATTACACATCACGTTAATCGTAGGAGATATCCTTCAAATTTTTGAATTGGCTAAGACTTTTGCTGATGTAGGAGTAACCGATGTTGCCCCCATTTTAGGAAATTCAAACAGAAAGAGTCATATTAATCGATTACATCAAGCTGTTTATAATAACCATCCTGAAGAACCATTCAATCAAGCACATCCCGGCTTTAAATGGATAAGTAATAATTGCTTGTTGAGCGGTCTGGTTAACCCTGAAATGTCAAAACCGTTTGAAATAGGCAAACAACCTTGTCTCTCTCTACAACTTATTAAAAAATCAGAATCAACAGACCTAGAAAATAATGAGGCAGATGATAAACAGTCAGAGTCACGAAAAGTGAAAATGGCTTGTCCTGCTTACAGCGTATGCTCTTACCATCAAAAGGAACGAGATTTAGTAAAAGGTTCCATCTGGATTGCTACACCGGGAAGTCTAATTTATAGTAGGTTGCCACAGCAGATAAATCAAGAAAGCTTACTTTATACTGAGTTGGTCTGGAGGCGTAGTGACTTAGTAATTGTGGATGAAGTAGACCAATATCAAGCTTATCTAGATAAGGCATTTAGCCCAGAGCAAACATTACGCCGACCAACAAGAGATGCTTGGTTAGATGAAGTTTTGCAAAAGGTTGAAGCTGAATTGGTACGTCAAAATTCTCAACCACTTAGCAAAAAAATCGTCAGCGATTGGTGGGATGCTTCTCAACAAGCTAAACGAGTCACAGACCAAATTTATTGGATGTTAGGAGGGGACTATCCTGAATTATCTCAATGGCAAAATAGTAAAAAATATTTTACAGATTGGTTGCTATTGCGAGAAGTTGCTATTGATTTAGCCGGAACAGAAAATGCCGAGAATTTAATGAAGGATATATTTGAACCTTATATAAATAATCTAGACAATGACAAGGATTTACTTTTTACCCTCACTCATAAAGCCATTGGTAAGAAAAATTCCCTTATTGAGTGGGTCAAGAAACAAGCCACTATTCCTTTAGAACCACAGAAGATTCAAGAAATTGCCGTTAAATTAGAGTTTGCATTATTAGTCTGCGTTCTACAAAACAAACTTTACTTTATGATGCGTCACTGGAGGCAAGTACAAGATACCCTCAAACTAGAAGCAGAAGATTCAATGTGGTTTCAAGCACCACCCGCAGACTACAACGCAATAATTCCCGCGATGCCAATGGGAAATCAGTTGGCATTCCAGTATCACAAATCTTATAAAGAACAGTTAGGAAGTCTGCGGTTTTTTCGTTGTACGGGTGTTGGTCGTTGGTCACTTCTACATTTCAATGATTTGTTCGCCAGTGACAACATAGCAAGTCCGCATATATTGCTGATGTCAGGAACAAGTTGGGCGGGTAAATCTCCGGCATACCACGTTGATGTACCAGTAACCGGAGTCCTGTCACCAAATACTAATAAGGGATTTTCAATCTCCTCTGAGTTTTTACCGTTATACGATGAGCAAAATCGACCAATCTTTGTATCAGGAACAGGGGATAAAAAACAGAAGAACTTGGAGAAAATTGTCACGAAGTTAGTAGAGGAAGAATATTTAGAACAGAAACTAATAGACCTTAAAGGACGAAAAATACTGTTGGTAGTTAATAGCTATGAACAAGTAAAAATAGTCCACGAACATTTAGTTCGTCTAGGGTGGGGAAATCGAGTTATAGCTTTAACAAGAGATGATAATAAATCTGAATGGCTAGATGATGATTCAGAGAATGAAAGTCATAACACATTGCAAAGAGGACGAGTATCTGAGTTTGCCAATAAACCTGACAAGGTAATTCTAATAGCCCCGCTAAAAGCGATAGAGCGTGGTCACAATATTGTTGATGAGAAAGGAATGGCAGTAATTGGGGCAGCTTACTTCTTGGTTTTACCACACCCAAGTCCTGATGACCTCAGCTATGCAATTCACTCCATAAATCGTTGGGCAATTGAAAATTACAAAACATTTGAGGAAGAAAATCTGGAAGACTTAGGTAATAATTTTCGAGACACAGCTTATCGTCAATGGTTGCGGTTGCTACACCTACCAGTAAGGCTAAGAACTCTTGATGAGAAAAACTTACCTGCTATGCATTGGGATATTGCTGTTTCACTTTGGCAGGTAGTAGGTCGGCTTATTCGCGGCAGTAGTAATGCAGAACTCTTTTGGTGCGATGCCAAGTTTGGGCTTAATGTTGCACAGATAAATGAACAAGAGGATACCCCTTCAACAAGTATCCTTATTGGCATCCGAGATTTGCTACAACCTTATTTTGAGGAGGATGATCTTCAGATTACCCAACGGGATAGGCAGATAGTTCAAGCTCTTTATCGCCCATTTTATGAAGCGATCGCCAAAACTAAAAATCTTTTCTGACGTTCTTCGTAAACATCTCACAAATTACAAATAATTTGATTTATGTCATCACCTAAATACAACAAAGTCCGCTTGTGTGCCTTCCGACTCAAACACAACTTACCCGCTAAAAATTTTTATGCACTGAAGTTTCCAGAAACAGTCAAAGATTCATTAAAAAATCTTGTAGCCGAGAGAGATAGCCGCCCTAAAGATAAAGTTGGTATTCCCATCACATCACTCAATGAAGCTCTACGGGCAAGTATCCCTGGTTTAATTTACATTGGTAAAATTTGGGATAAAAATTGGTTATATAGTCTAGTTGAAATTCCAATAGATAAATTATCAGTAATTTTCTCTCATTGGCTAGATACTGAGTTTCCAGATGAACACCCAAACAAGCGCAAGAAAGGGATAACCTTTGACCAACGACAAGCTGTAATGCAGCAACTGTCGAACCCTAACAATTTCAAGTGGGAAATGGTGACTCTAGAAACGGAATTATGGAAAAAATATGCTAATGGAACCGCCAATATTACTGAAAATGCAGATGGATTTATCCTATTGCCTGATATTCTAGCAACGCAACTGAGTGACCCAAACTTAAAGTTCAAATTAAGTGATGAAACAATTCAGTTCTATCGCTGTGCGCCAATAGAAGGAGCAGGAGCAGAGTTGATATCTTGGCCTCCGCTATCGTACACAGAAAACAAACATACTTACTATTACTCAATAGTTCTGACTTTGAAAGTACAAACGGTTCCATTCCAGCCATATCCTCAACTGCAATGTGATATGAGTATCCGGCGGTGGTGCAGTAGAAATGATACTGGTTTGCTACCAGGGCAAGCTAGTTCTGTGTATATTCGTACCAAGCTTCAATGGGGTGAGGGATTAAATCCTTACGGTTATACCGAATACTTTCAAGTCGCTCCACTGGTATGGAAAGGAGAGCCTAAGTGGAATAATAACTTAGCTGGGTTATTAGCTCAATTCAACCCGCTTCCATATACCCCAGAGCAAATTTTAGCTAATCCCACACAAGCACTTAATTTCTCAAATATTCCTAACATTTGTGTTACCTACAAAGATGGGATAATTCCAGGTCATAAAGTAGGTAAAGGATTGCCACCAACCAACCGTCGTCAATTAGCTGAACAAATAGCATTGTTGTTAAAAAATGATTGGGAACTAATAGAAGATGAGCGGTTTAATTATCAAATAAATACTAAGCAATCTGCTCAAATATTTGATTTACCCAAGCCTGATGGTACATCTTGGACTATGGGTATCCCAAAAATAAAAAAAGCGGAATCAGAG
Above is a window of Nostoc sp. TCL26-01 DNA encoding:
- a CDS encoding MerR family DNA-binding transcriptional regulator, translating into MSEYVSPKEAARRLGVSVDSLRRWEAAGKIKAIRTPSGQRRFDINSYVPGDKPDTKPKASSKNVKTTDEPTLRQIAKGIVQYAQQMQKLKLFPYPAVLQLGVEKLQANCVMQSKTQPQGVPDFLSNWAEHPIRDWTIEINCPEEWKDVQFVEDQKPSGFCIELDGSYINEAERIQKEVMEEVFRKSAQDPNLYIEFRRLLVSNPVITKGERDVKAVLQLKPLQKVLEDSYEEAPASYKKQGKFYCCGHCSGLMHRTVDNQLKCENKHCAKQKKAPVPFECDKDDQVLWLKKGLRYFIHRPGYAELRIEKRMRELGLEVTLYPDFDKYDLHIVFPDKTVWAVDVKFWESAYNLAKKVNEPIPRLPHQPYHEAFFVFADEIREYGDEYIQEFINHCPVKLKKSQAMFEGTFIKAVEKKLKICQL
- a CDS encoding ParA family protein, encoding MTIDIYAFYNNKGGVGKTTLCFNAATLYAKNNPNTQVLVIDMCPQANISQFLLGGGRVGYQINQRLQSSSTRKNIVGFMDWLLKGNSNFRRLNTSYQVGVHPFNKKISSNLYLIAGDSFLESLSLALNYAVINPANIRAWSEYMTAIRRLCEYEFNSEKYNNIVVFIDCNPSFSIYTQMALVSSDKIVIPMMADFSSLEGIKSLFMLLYGQYQSAALKQYADDIITFNKQIDSFNLELPKIYEFVFNNYTIKDGVATAFDSIRTELIEFCYDQFRKFPKLFAPCQKEPTSMTEWENFYVSNIKDFHTSGKVSSSLGIPMFSLPNQSKYKMPDGTEVNLPSGNYEKALEDIEYFVNKIK